One stretch of Alcaligenes aquatilis DNA includes these proteins:
- a CDS encoding 2-oxoglutarate dehydrogenase E1 component, protein MSSQKELLSNSYLFGSNAPYVEELYESYLDNPGSVADQWREYFDQLQHQPATDGRDSTRDQAHAPIVESFAQRAKANAFLTSAQAPDLTVAMKQVSIQSMIAAYRSLGARIADLDPLKRSERPSIPELDPAFYGLTEADLDQVYSATNTYFTKADTMTLRDMLKALRDTYSRSVGAEFMYITDPVVKRWIQQRLESVHGTGSFNVEQKRNILKQLTEAEGLERFLHTKYVGQKRFSLEGGESFIACMDEVVNHAGENGVQEIIVGMAHRGRLNMLVNIMGKMPGDLFAEFEGRHAEGLTDGDVKYHNGFSSDLSTRGGPVHLSLAFNPSHLEIVNPVVEGSVRARQDRRSDEDGSQVLPVLVHGDAAFAGQGVVMETLNLAQTRGYGTGGTLHIVINNQIGFTTSDPRDTRSTLYCTDVVKMIEAPVFHVNGDDPEAVVFVTQLALDFRREFKHDVVVDIVCFRKLGHNEQDTPSMTQPLMYKKIGQHNGTRKLYADKLVAQGILSENEPEDLVKSYRQLMEDGKRTVEPVLTDYKNKYATDWSAFLGAKWTDQADTALPMSELTRIGEKLTTVPEGFTVHPLVNRMLNDRRAMARGEAQVDWGMGEHLAFATLVNNGYAIRITGQDSGRGTFTHRHAVLHDQKRERWNDGTYIPLQNVSEGQATFTVIDSVLSEEAVLAFEYGYASAEPNILTIWEAQFGDFANGAQVVIDQFITSGEAKWGRHCGLTLMLPHGYEGQGPEHSSARIERFLQLCADNNIQVVQPTNGAQIFHVLRRQMIRPFRKPLVIMTPKSLLRNKDATSPLSDLAEGHFMPVIGETDQAIDAAAVKRVLACSGKVYYDLVNHRKELERNDIAIIRVEQLYPFAHKAFQAELAKYSNAKEVIWVQDEPQNQGAWFYVQHHIYENMTEGQKLGYAGRAASASPAVGYLAKHQEQHKALLEQAFGARKGFMLTK, encoded by the coding sequence ATGTCATCGCAAAAAGAACTGCTCAGTAACTCTTATCTGTTCGGGAGCAATGCTCCTTACGTCGAAGAACTCTACGAGTCCTACCTCGACAACCCAGGCTCTGTCGCCGACCAATGGCGCGAGTACTTCGATCAACTACAGCATCAGCCAGCTACTGACGGCCGCGACAGCACCCGCGATCAAGCTCACGCGCCTATTGTCGAGTCCTTCGCCCAACGAGCCAAAGCCAATGCCTTCCTGACCAGCGCGCAAGCACCGGACCTGACAGTTGCCATGAAGCAAGTGTCGATTCAGTCCATGATTGCTGCTTACCGCTCCCTGGGTGCACGCATTGCTGATCTGGATCCTCTGAAGCGCTCCGAACGCCCCAGCATCCCTGAACTGGATCCTGCTTTCTACGGCTTGACCGAAGCAGATCTGGACCAGGTCTACTCCGCCACCAACACCTACTTCACCAAAGCCGACACCATGACGCTGCGCGACATGCTCAAGGCCTTGCGTGACACGTATTCCCGTTCGGTGGGCGCAGAGTTCATGTATATCACCGACCCGGTGGTCAAGCGTTGGATCCAGCAGCGCCTGGAGTCAGTGCATGGCACAGGCTCTTTCAACGTTGAGCAAAAACGCAATATCTTGAAGCAGCTGACCGAGGCCGAAGGCCTGGAGCGCTTCCTGCACACCAAATACGTAGGTCAAAAGCGCTTCTCCCTGGAAGGGGGTGAAAGCTTCATCGCTTGTATGGATGAGGTCGTTAACCACGCAGGCGAGAACGGCGTTCAGGAAATCATCGTGGGTATGGCTCACCGTGGTCGTCTGAACATGTTGGTCAACATCATGGGCAAAATGCCCGGCGACCTGTTTGCCGAATTTGAAGGCCGTCACGCTGAAGGTCTGACCGACGGCGACGTGAAATACCACAACGGTTTCTCCAGTGACTTGTCCACCCGTGGCGGTCCGGTTCACTTGTCCTTGGCCTTTAACCCCTCCCACCTGGAAATTGTTAACCCAGTGGTCGAAGGTTCGGTTCGTGCCCGTCAGGATCGTCGTAGCGACGAGGACGGCAGCCAGGTTCTGCCTGTGCTGGTTCACGGCGACGCGGCTTTTGCCGGTCAGGGTGTGGTCATGGAAACACTGAACCTGGCCCAGACCCGTGGCTACGGTACCGGTGGCACGCTGCACATCGTGATTAACAACCAGATCGGTTTCACCACCTCTGACCCACGCGATACACGTTCCACACTGTATTGCACGGATGTGGTCAAGATGATTGAAGCCCCTGTCTTCCACGTTAACGGCGACGATCCGGAAGCCGTGGTGTTCGTGACTCAGCTGGCTCTGGATTTCCGCCGCGAGTTCAAGCACGACGTCGTGGTTGATATCGTCTGCTTCCGTAAACTGGGCCACAACGAGCAAGACACTCCCTCGATGACCCAGCCGCTGATGTACAAGAAAATTGGTCAGCACAACGGTACGCGCAAGCTGTACGCCGACAAGCTGGTTGCTCAAGGCATTCTGTCCGAGAACGAGCCTGAAGATCTGGTCAAGAGCTACCGTCAATTGATGGAAGACGGCAAGCGCACGGTTGAACCTGTTCTGACAGACTACAAGAACAAGTACGCCACCGACTGGTCCGCTTTCCTGGGCGCCAAATGGACTGACCAGGCTGACACCGCCTTGCCGATGTCCGAGCTGACACGCATCGGTGAAAAACTGACTACCGTGCCAGAGGGCTTTACTGTTCACCCACTGGTTAACCGTATGCTGAACGATCGTCGTGCCATGGCACGCGGTGAAGCTCAAGTGGACTGGGGCATGGGCGAACACTTGGCCTTTGCAACCTTGGTGAACAATGGCTACGCCATCCGTATTACCGGCCAGGACTCGGGCCGTGGTACGTTCACGCACCGTCACGCTGTGCTGCACGATCAAAAACGTGAGCGCTGGAACGACGGTACCTATATTCCTTTGCAAAACGTCTCCGAAGGTCAAGCCACCTTCACGGTGATCGACTCGGTCTTGTCCGAAGAAGCCGTGCTGGCCTTTGAATACGGTTATGCTTCGGCAGAACCTAATATTTTGACTATCTGGGAAGCCCAGTTCGGCGACTTTGCCAACGGTGCCCAGGTTGTTATTGACCAGTTCATTACGTCGGGTGAAGCCAAGTGGGGCCGTCATTGCGGTCTGACTCTGATGTTGCCACACGGCTACGAAGGTCAGGGTCCTGAGCACTCCTCGGCCCGTATCGAGCGTTTCTTGCAACTGTGCGCAGACAACAATATCCAGGTTGTTCAGCCCACCAACGGCGCCCAGATCTTCCACGTTCTGCGTCGTCAGATGATCCGTCCTTTCCGCAAGCCCTTGGTCATCATGACGCCCAAGTCCTTGCTGCGTAATAAAGATGCTACTTCGCCCTTGAGCGATCTGGCTGAAGGCCACTTCATGCCTGTGATCGGTGAAACGGATCAGGCGATTGATGCAGCCGCTGTCAAACGTGTTCTGGCTTGCTCGGGCAAGGTTTACTACGATCTGGTGAACCACCGCAAAGAGCTGGAGCGCAACGATATTGCCATTATCCGTGTGGAGCAGTTGTATCCATTTGCCCACAAAGCCTTCCAGGCTGAGCTGGCCAAGTACAGCAACGCCAAGGAAGTTATCTGGGTTCAGGACGAACCTCAAAACCAAGGTGCATGGTTCTACGTTCAGCATCACATCTACGAGAACATGACCGAAGGTCAGAAGTTGGGTTACGCCGGCCGCGCCGCGTCCGCTTCGCCCGCTGTTGGTTACCTGGCCAAACACCAGGAACAGCACAAAGCACTGCTGGAGCAGGCTTTCGGCGCTCGCAAAGGCTTCATGCTGACCAAATAA
- the odhB gene encoding 2-oxoglutarate dehydrogenase complex dihydrolipoyllysine-residue succinyltransferase, whose amino-acid sequence MAITDVLVPQLSESISEATLLEWKKQPGEMVQADEILIEVETDKVVLEVPAPASGVLSEIVKANGSTVTSGDVLARIDSEGKASAAAPAAAAEEAAPAAAPAAAAPAASSAASSVASPAAAKILAEKGVEASSVEGSGRGGRITKGDALEANAAAASKPAAAPVAPATLSLDGRPEQRVPMSRLRARIAERLLQSQSENAMLTTFNEVNMQAVLDLRKKYKDQFEKEHGVKLGFMSFFVKAAVAALKKYPVLNASVDGKDVIYHGYFDIGVAVGSPRGLVVPILRNADQMSIADIEKQIADFGARARDGKLTLEEMTGGTFSISNGGVFGSMLSTPIINPPQSAILGIHATKDRAVVENGQIVVRPMNYLAMSYDHRIIDGREAVLGLVAMKEALEDPQRLLLNV is encoded by the coding sequence ATGGCAATTACTGACGTTCTGGTTCCCCAACTTTCTGAATCCATCTCCGAAGCAACCTTGTTGGAGTGGAAAAAACAACCTGGCGAAATGGTTCAGGCTGATGAAATCCTGATCGAAGTCGAAACCGACAAGGTTGTCCTGGAAGTTCCCGCTCCTGCCTCGGGCGTGCTGAGCGAAATCGTCAAGGCCAACGGCAGCACCGTTACCTCCGGCGACGTACTGGCTCGTATCGACTCCGAAGGCAAGGCCAGCGCTGCTGCTCCTGCCGCTGCCGCTGAAGAAGCTGCGCCTGCGGCTGCCCCAGCCGCTGCTGCTCCTGCCGCCAGCTCCGCCGCTTCCTCGGTCGCTTCGCCTGCCGCTGCCAAGATCCTGGCTGAGAAAGGTGTGGAAGCCAGCTCCGTGGAAGGTTCCGGTCGTGGCGGTCGCATCACCAAGGGTGACGCCCTGGAAGCCAACGCCGCTGCTGCCAGCAAGCCTGCTGCCGCTCCTGTTGCTCCTGCTACGTTGTCCCTGGACGGCCGCCCAGAGCAGCGCGTGCCCATGAGCCGTCTGCGTGCTCGTATCGCCGAGCGTTTGCTGCAATCGCAATCCGAAAACGCCATGCTGACCACGTTCAACGAAGTGAACATGCAAGCGGTGCTGGATTTGCGCAAGAAGTACAAGGATCAGTTCGAGAAAGAGCACGGCGTCAAGCTGGGCTTCATGTCCTTCTTCGTGAAAGCCGCTGTGGCCGCTTTGAAGAAATACCCCGTGCTGAACGCTTCGGTCGATGGCAAAGACGTGATCTACCACGGTTACTTCGACATCGGTGTTGCTGTTGGTAGCCCACGCGGTCTGGTGGTACCTATCCTGCGTAACGCTGATCAAATGTCGATTGCTGACATCGAAAAGCAAATCGCTGACTTCGGTGCCCGTGCTCGCGACGGTAAACTGACCCTGGAAGAAATGACAGGCGGTACCTTCTCGATCTCCAACGGTGGTGTGTTCGGCTCCATGCTGTCCACCCCGATCATCAACCCACCTCAGTCCGCCATCCTGGGCATTCACGCCACCAAGGACCGTGCTGTGGTTGAGAACGGTCAGATCGTGGTTCGCCCCATGAACTACCTGGCTATGTCCTACGATCACCGCATCATCGACGGCCGCGAAGCCGTTCTGGGTCTGGTAGCCATGAAAGAAGCGCTGGAAGATCCTCAGCGTTTGTTGCTGAACGTCTAA